AGACTAGTTGTCGCCTCTGAACTTTCTTATCGAGAAGAGTCAGAGGTACAGGGTGAAGGCGAAACAAACGTATTCTGTTGAATTTAAGGAACAGGCGCTGTCGAAGGTCCTGCAGCGCGGCCCCCGAACGGTTGGAGCAGTGGCCGACGAATTGAACGTGAACGTACTGACGTTAAGGAAGTGGATGAGAGGCGCCGCCGCCGCGAAGCGGAGCTCGGGCTCCGAACACGCAAGACGTCCGGAAGACTGGTCGCTGGAAGAACGGCTGATGGCCTTGCAGGAGAGCCACGGGTTGGTCGACGAAGCGTTGAACAGCTGGTGTCGCGAGCGCGGCCTGTTCGCACATCATCTCGCGCAGTGGCGAGCGGATTTTTGCACGGTCGGTGGAACCGGTAGTCGGCGCGAGAGCGCCACGGAAGTCCGGGATCTGAAGCAGGCCAATTTCGAGCTGCAGCGCGAACTCAAACGCAAGGAGAAGGCGCTGGCTGAAGCTGCGGCGCTGTTGGTGCTGCAAAAAAAGCACCGTGCGCTGTTCGGGGGCGAGGCCGAATGACGGTCCCTGAAGAGCGCAAGGCATTGATCGACCTGATCAGCGAGGCGACCCTGGCCGGGGCTCGCCAGGCGCGTGCGTGCAGCATTCTAGGGCTCAGTGCTCGAACGGTTCAGCGCTGGCAGCGCGGCGAACCTGACGCGGTGGACGGGCGCTCGTTACGGCATCACGCGCCGCGTCACAAGCTCTCTGCCGACGAACGCGCCGAGCTTCTGGCGATCGCGAACTCGCCCGAATTCGGTCATCTGCCGCCAAGCCAGATCGTGCCTCGACTGGCAGACCAGCAACGCTATATCGCCTCCGAATCGACGTTCTACCGGGTCCTGAAGGCCGAGAAGCAACTCGCACACCGGCGCAGCGAACGGCCGGCACAGGCACGCAGCAAACCCCGTTCGGTTTGCGCCGATGCACCGAACCAATTGTATAGCTGGGACATCACGTATCTGCCGACCACGGTTCGTGGGCAGTACTTCTACTTGTATCTGTTTCTCGACGTGTTCAGTCGCAAAATTGTCGGCTGGCAGGTGTATGCCGAGGAAAGCAGCGTGCTGGCCAGCGAAGTCCTCAAGGACCTCTGCGCGCGCGAAGCGATACAGCCCGCCCAGGTGATTTTGCATTCGGACAACGGCGGCCCGATGAAAGGCGCGACGATGCTTGCCACCCTTCAGGCGCTGGGCGTCATGCCGTCGCTGAGTCGCCCGGGCGTGAGCAACGACAACCCTTACTCCGAGTCGTTGTTCAAGACCCTAAAGTATCGACCTGCTTATCCGCTCAAGGCATTCGATACCCTGTTTGCCGCGCGCACGTGGGTGGGCGCACTGGTGCGCTGGTACAACGAGGAGCATCGTCACAGCGCGATCCGGTTCGTCACGCCGGCGCAGCGTCATGCCAACCTCGATCAGGACATTCTGGATCGACGCGCGGCGCTCTACGAGTACGCCCGGCAACGCAATCCGCTTCGGTGGAAAGGCCCAACGCGCAACTGGCAACGCGTCGATGCTGTGCACCTGAACCCGGATCGAATCGATAACCAGGGCGGTACCCCACGACGCCCTAACCAG
This genomic stretch from Caballeronia sp. Lep1P3 harbors:
- a CDS encoding IS3 family transposase (programmed frameshift), producing MKAKQTYSVEFKEQALSKVLQRGPRTVGAVADELNVNVLTLRKWMRGAAAAKRSSGSEHARRPEDWSLEERLMALQESHGLVDEALNSWCRERGLFAHHLAQWRADFCTVGGTGSRRESATEVRDLKQANFELQRELKRKEKALAEAAALLVLQKKPPCAVRGRGRMTVPEERKALIDLISEATLAGARQARACSILGLSARTVQRWQRGEPDAVDGRSLRHHAPRHKLSADERAELLAIANSPEFGHLPPSQIVPRLADQQRYIASESTFYRVLKAEKQLAHRRSERPAQARSKPRSVCADAPNQLYSWDITYLPTTVRGQYFYLYLFLDVFSRKIVGWQVYAEESSVLASEVLKDLCAREAIQPAQVILHSDNGGPMKGATMLATLQALGVMPSLSRPGVSNDNPYSESLFKTLKYRPAYPLKAFDTLFAARTWVGALVRWYNEEHRHSAIRFVTPAQRHANLDQDILDRRAALYEYARQRNPLRWKGPTRNWQRVDAVHLNPDRIDNQGGTPRRPNQERKAA